In Syngnathus scovelli strain Florida chromosome 16, RoL_Ssco_1.2, whole genome shotgun sequence, the genomic stretch TCACTGCTCAAATCCCGCAGTTAAATGGATGTCCCCGAAACGTGCTGGTATAGCattagaagttttttttttggttggggTGTGTTACCAAGTTTTATGTTCTaacaaaatttgtttttatttgtcagTCGAACACGTTGGACAACATCGCCTACATCATGCCCGGGTTGTGAGTGAAGGACCTGGAGCACGCCAGAGGAATTATGCGGTGACCTTAAGCAGATCCATCTTTGGACTTTATTAGTAGCCGCTGAAACTTGGCAAATATTCCTAGTCCAAACATGTTTTAAAATTTTATGCTGtgataattataataatgattTCAGTCATAGACTTTTAAAAGAAGCATTTTATTGTTTATAGTCTTACcactttgttttattgttacTGTACAGTGTGGATTTGTAtgaaacattttctttcttatgcTGACTACTTATTTGTGTCCAGCAATGAATGCTTTTCAATGTCTGTTTTTTAAATGCTTTATTAAGGAACATCTGCAAACTTTTAGTCATTTTTAATAGAAGGTGATTTATTCCTCATTTAACATTTTCTCctttgtataaaaaaatatcCATTCCCAAGTGTTTTGTACATTTGATAAAACTGATAGACACCCTTTAAAGAAACCTAATTGTAACTGTGGGCTTTtaaaactattttttatttacaagaGGTCATTCATAATCTCAATAAAGCCAAATTGCTTTGATATacaattttatatataaaaaaaaggtttgggCACCCCCTGATGTATTTCCTCGATGTGACAGTAGTCGGCGCTgcgcccccatgttacacggatACAGTTGACCGTCAACAGGGCGAGTCATCCTGCAGGAATGAGGAAACGTCCCCGCCTGATGATTCCTCGCTAAAAACGACAGCAAACCGTTCGACATGTCCGCTTCTGGTGTTCAAAAAGGTCGGTCGGGGAGGTATACTTATGTAATAATGAAGGTGTTTCAAAGCGATGACATTTTGGTCGTAGAAAAGTTTGTGTAATGTTGAAAATATGACGCTAACGAAAAGGGCGCTGGTGACAGTTCATTCTTTTAAGTCCACAAACATATGATCAGTTTTTAACTTTAAATCGCGCATGAAACTCTATCAATATTAATAATGTAAAGCATTATGCATCTCGCTTCTGCGCAGAGTTGAGGGTGGTCGTGCTGGGCCGCAACGGCACAGGAGGGCGGGCGACGGTCTGCAGCATCTTGGGCCTGCAAGACACAAATCAGGGAAATGATGATCCAAATTCTAATGACTGTTGTAAATACAGAGGAGAAGCCGCAGGCAGACAGGTAGGACCGAGACAGGACACACCcatttttacatatttattttatattatatatttttatattatatatttattttatattatatatattttttatattttttttacttcattcCTGTACAATTCactattcacattttttttccccttggtgTTGTCTTTCCTTAATTTTTGTGGCTAGGTGCTGGTTATCTCCAGTGCAGATTGGTTCAGTTCAGACATCGACCCAGAGGAAAGAAGAAGACACATCTCCTCCTTGATTACTTTATCCAGCCCGGGGCCACATGCATTTTTGTTGTGTGTCCCTGTGAACGAACCAGCTGACGGAGAAACCAAAGCACTTGATGTCCTGGAGAAGCTGTTAGGCCCCTCCTCGGTCAGCAGAAACACCATCATCCTCTTCACCAACATGGAAGagctggaagaggaggagacgCTGGAGGATTATCTCATCACGTGGCGTAAGGACCTCCGTACACTGCTGGAAAGATGTGGTGGTCGATATCACACCTTGGAGACCCAGAGTGAAGAACCGAAGGCGAGCGAAGCTGTTGAAAATCTGCTAAACAAAGTTGAACAGGTAGTGGAAGAGAGTGAAGACCAGCACTTTAGCTGCCCTCTTTATCAGGAGGTTAGTGAACAAGTGAAGAAGAGGCAGTTGGAACTAGTGAGACAAAGGAGGGAGGAAGCACATGATGATCCCTCACCTCTTGAAGACTCAGAGGTGACTGATGAAGACATGGAGGAAGTCCTGGAAGAGGCAGAAGGAAGCATAGGAGACCTAAATGTAGACTTAGATCATATTTTCCCCTCCTCCAGGATCTCACCTTCCTCTCCTGCTGCCTCTTCTGTCCGAGGCTTGTGGGAGAAGTTGGTGGAATGGTTGAGATGGCTGCCCACTATGGTGAGAAGGGAGGCCTTGCTCGGGGCTCTCGTCGGGCTCTTTGTTGGTGGGCCCATTGGAGGCATGGTGGGTGCCACTGTGGGCTCAGTGGCTACTGAAGTGGGGaggagaaaaacacagaaaacaaaataatcatTCAAATAAGAGTAGATATTGCCAAAAAAAGTATTATGCTTTAAGTTGCACCTTGAAGTCATTTCACTGTGTTCAGCATACACAGCTAAGCTAATAGCTCACATTACCTGCTGCGGCATGAAAACTGTTTTTTAATGACACACTGAATTAATCAAATGCTTTATTAACTGTGATAAAAGCAATTAATAAAAGCAATGTGGTTGGCCTTGTTCAATTTCATTCTTTGTTGAGCATTGTTATCCAGGGAATTTGACTGAattactttaaaaaatataaatgaaatcaaatatttaattcATACCCCATTGAACATAAAGTCCCAAATAAAACATCAAAAGTGCAATCCAAAAAAGTCACGGGAAAAATTGCTCAAGAAACCTCCACATGGTGGCAACATAAACCTGTATAATGGCGATAAAACGGAATATTATCTGGAGTGCGCAGTctaatatggattttttttttttaaaagcacttTGCAAATGTAATTTTGGTTTATAGCGTTGAAAGCAAGAcaatattatcattattgtgGTTATAGCCTGAGACTAAAAACATTTTGATA encodes the following:
- the si:dkeyp-69e1.8 gene encoding GTPase IMAP family member 7 — its product is MSASGVQKELRVVVLGRNGTGGRATVCSILGLQDTNQGNDDPNSNDCCKYRGEAAGRQVLVISSADWFSSDIDPEERRRHISSLITLSSPGPHAFLLCVPVNEPADGETKALDVLEKLLGPSSVSRNTIILFTNMEELEEEETLEDYLITWRKDLRTLLERCGGRYHTLETQSEEPKASEAVENLLNKVEQVVEESEDQHFSCPLYQEVSEQVKKRQLELVRQRREEAHDDPSPLEDSEVTDEDMEEVLEEAEGSIGDLNVDLDHIFPSSRISPSSPAASSVRGLWEKLVEWLRWLPTMVRREALLGALVGLFVGGPIGGMVGATVGSVATEVGRRKTQKTK